The following nucleotide sequence is from Apium graveolens cultivar Ventura chromosome 4, ASM990537v1, whole genome shotgun sequence.
ATACAGGCTTCCCTCTTTTCAACAAGCATCAATCTACTCCATCTGCAGGAGCTCTGTCAGGTACATCTTTTTGTGCTTATCCACTTCACAACTATATGTCATATCAGGCTTTCTCATCTTCATATCACAAATACTTGTGTGTTACTGCTGTCATACCTACACCATATACTTATCAACAAGCTGCTACTGATTCTAAATGGCTTGCTGCTATGAAGTTAGAGTTACATGCACTTGAAAGTAATCAAACTTGGGAATTGGTTCCCAAACCTGCCAATACTCATATTGTTGATTGTAAGTGGTTATTTAAAGTAAAATACAATTCTGATGGTACTGTTGAAAGATACAAGGCAAGGTTAGTTGCCAGAGGATTTACACAAACATTTGGCCTAGACTACTTTGAAACTTTTGCACTTGTGGCAAAAATGACTACAGTTAGGATTTTAATTGCTATTGCGGCTGCTCAAGGCTGGTCCATATCTCAACTGGACATAACTAATGCTTTTCAACATGGTGATCTACAAGAAACTGTCAACATGAGAGTGCCTCCTGGATACTTTCAACTTTCATCTATTCCAGTGTTAAATGTCATTAAGAACACTTCTGATTGGGTTTGTAGACTCAAGAAATCcatttatggacttaagcaagctcctagatgTTGGTTTACAAAGTTTTCTGATGCTTTGAAATCTGTTGGATATAAGCAATCTCATTCAGATAACAGTTTGTTTACTCTACACACTTCTTCTCAATTTGTGGCCATCTTggtatatgtagatgacattctAGTTACTAGTAGTACAAAGTCTGCAATTCAGCAAGGGATTGATTTTCTCAGCACTCGTTTTAAAGTCAAAGACTTGGGTGATTTAAAGTATTTTTTAGGTGTTGAGGTAGCTAGATCTTCTGCTGATATTTACTTGAATCAGAGGAAGTACACATTAGACATACTTGCTGACTCTGGACTTCTAGGTGCAAAACCATCTAAAATACCTATAAAGCAAAATCATAATCTACAACAGAATACTAGCATGCTTTTATCTGATTCTGAGTTATCTACTTATAGAAGGATAGTAGGCAGGCTGCTCTATCTTACAGTCACAAGACCAGACCTGTCTTATGCTGTACAGGTTCTATCACAATTTATAGCTAAGCCCAGAATTGATCATCTTCATGCTGCCTACAAAGTTATCAGATATCTGAAAGGTTCACCAGGTCAAGGTTTGTTAATGTCTGCAATTTCTAAACCTGTTCTTATTGCATTTTGTGATTCTGATTGGGGTGGGTGCCAAACCACAAGACACTCTTTGACAGGTTATTGTGTTAAATTTGGTGAATCTTTAATTTCTTGGAAGTGTAAGAAACAGCATATTGTTTCTAGATCATCAGCAGAAGCTGAGTACAGATGCATGGCTGATACTTGCTGTGAGCTGGTTTGGTTGCTTACCTTATTTCAGACATTTGGTTATTATAATATTACTCCTGTAACCTTGTTTTGTGACAGCAAATCAGCTCTTTATATTACTTCAAATTCTGTGTTCCATGAAAGAACAAAACATATTGAGCATGATTGTCACATAGTCAGATAAAAGATTCAGCTTGGGGTTATTACTACTGCACATATTTCTACTACATCTCAGCCTGCTGATGTTTTCACCAAGGCTGTATCTTCATCTCAATTGCAGTTTCTTATCTCCAAGTTGGGAGTGTGTAATTTGTTTCTCCCCTCCAACTTGAGGGGGGATGTTACAGATATATAGAGTACAGAGACATTGCCAAATATAGAGAGTAAAGACTGCAAAGACTCAAGGAAAGAAAAGGTGGGAAAAACTGTTGAATCATCAAGTCACATCAGCATAGTTAGTTAGAGTTATACATACAGATTATATATGTCATATAGTCTAGAAGATTCATATGTACCTGTATATAAACAAAAACTATCTCTCTGTCTTTGTTAGGCTTTGTAATACATATTTTCATTCTTCATCTTCTACATTTACATTAAAGCTTCAATCTGTCAGATTAAAATCTCATTCTAACAGAGTTAGGGGGAGGGTATGATGTACACAATCTTACCCTCATTAAAAAAGAACGAAAAAAAAATTTGACTGAAAACTACACGTAGCATTGTACACTACACAACCCGGGCCACCTATATCATTTTGTAAGGACTCGTTATATCTATAACTGTAGTTAACTTGGCCATAGATTGATAACCGGCTGAATGGAAAATTGTCAGGAGGATTCGGTTTTTTCTTGTTTTCATCCAGCATCAAATTTTCTCTACGCTCGTGGTAATCATATAATGTAGAACACTTTTATACTACATGATGCATTAAATCTTCATATAAACTACGCCAACTGATACTCTGAATTTTTTTAGTAGAAAACAGAAAGAAATCTCAAATTAATTACCAGATAATATACTGCTTATGTAGCCGTTTGCAGTGGCAAGAGAATTTCTGGAGATGTGTACATATAAAGTCATCCATCAGACATTACAAAAATTGTACATTTCTGGGTTCATTCAGATAAAATTTGCACAATTTTTCTAATACACTTGCAAGTTGCAAGGACCACCTTGTATTCCATACAAAAGCGACATCTGACTGGATCTTCTAAATCCCAAACTGGTAACTTCTGTACAGATGAAACTCTCCTGCTATCGTACAAGCCCTAGGGAGACATATCAACAGATCTTTAAACCAGCAAATACAACAATACTAGTTTCAAAAAGCCGTAGCAAGAACAAAAGACTACTTCGTTCTTTAGAAACTGCCTGCTGTCAAAATGGCCGGCCAGAAGAAGATTACCGGAGACTCAGTTCGTATTGTGAGTTTTCAGTTGACTTACAATCCGTTTCATctcccttgcttgattctgaaAGAATGGAAGGTGTGAACAATATATTACACATACACTAGCATGAAAAGACACTGAGATTTAGGATTTGTGTTTACATTTTTAGTACATGACACAAAAGTACACGACCATAATTATTTTGTTTTTGGGTTTACCCATCAGGTACACGACACGACACGAAATACACGacataattatttaaatataataataatttataatatattataataacgTGCATTATAGTTGTACAATTTGATGTTAATAGCaaagttttataaataaaataaattaattaatagtTACCTTGTGCAAGGCATCCCACACTAAAGTTGATTTCCTTTGCAATGTCCACCAATGCAGGGCCAGCTCATATTCAGCAGTATTTTGCTGGGCATAATGTGATGTAGACACTGCATTCTGCTGTGTGAAAGGAAATGAGACTTCAGTACGTACTATTTCActaaagaaaaaaaaagaatcacatttgatggattCTACATGAACTGCAAATTTATGCTGATACTTGGAAGGAAAAAAATGATGCTGACAATTTGCACTCCCTTTGTTGTGTCTGTTCTGCTTCAAGTAATAGTCATTTACTTGCTCCACGCCAACCTATTCTactttataaatttattttttggTACTTGAAATATTATATAGGTTGCACTCTATGAAGTACCATATACAACTTAGTCTCTTACTTCTGTTGTGCGTTGTACAGAAATTAAAAAAGAAAGGAAAGGGTACAAAATAAAGGATCCAATACAACATTATAAGTGTGCCAAAATTCATAACTAATATCATGAAGATGGACCTATATATAATAAGGCAATCTAGAGTAATAGATCAGAATACGACTCCAAACTAAAACATtcaactaaaataaattatagaaatTTTCATATGTCCGACATAATAATTCAAATGGGACTTGTATGTTAGACAAATATAGCAAGACAGTTATAAGAATGGAGATGTAGGTATAGTACAGATAACTATACAGCAAAGGCAGTTAAAAGAAGAAAGATGTATGTACAGTACAGATTACCACATCCCGCGGCTTTTGATATCTAGGCTTATCGATGTATAAATGGCCAAAAAAATTGGTTGAATTGTCTGGCTGCTTTAGGTTTCTCCTACGAGCTACAATTGGTCTGCAGAAAAACACATTAACAAAATAAATTTAGAGTATTTAAGCAAACAACAAACTAGTTGTTAAGATTATACTTGGTATGGATCCTTTGAAAACCTAAAATAAGCCAAGCTAGTAATTACAAATCACCAGTAGGACGGGAATAAATTAAATTGATTTGTTTGCATATTAGTACGCCTCAACACAACTATGTGAAGATTAGGAGGAAACCTGTGTGAACAGTGGGTGTGTATAGCTTTAGCCTATAGTTACAGTAAAAATTAACCTACTGGAATCATTCTTGTGAACCAACTTGGGATCAAATGattcaaataatttttaaaagctacTTAAATTGGAGTACAAATTATGAGAAGAGGGGGAGGACAAAAGCCAAACTAGTTATTCTAGGAGATTCGCATCATCACCTTTGATTATCTAGCATTAAGCATCTATTGTTTAACTCTGACAGAGCTGAATCAGCCACACCTTTTGATTTGAATATGATCAACGCTCGACCTATTAGGAAAAAACGATCATTCTGACACTAAAAGATGTTTAATTCGAGTGCACACAAGTACAAGATGATATGCTCAAATGAGATATAATACCATTGAGTGGGCTACAAAATTTGTTGCACTGTATCATCTTTGCACTGACATTTTCTTGGAATGCATGCCAAATAATGTCCTGAAAATTAACAAGGATTCCGTAATATAATTATGCCTCAAATGGATCAATTGGATTATACACAGCTGCATATACCTCTTTCTTATTCAAAAAGCTTAAGAGTTGAGCTATTCATAATCATGCATCTATTATATCCAATAAAAGATACTAGGTACTGTTTTGTGTAATGCAGCTTCAGTATTTGCAGTCTTATTATATTAATCAACTTATAGACTTCAGAAAGACTCTGTTTCAACTTTCAACTGTTGGAATTTTGGAAAAATGAGTTAAAATTGACATTTATGAGTGTGAGGGGATATTTGCCATCTGCTCCTGCGACTTTACCATATTATCTACTGAGAACTACATACAAATAAAAGAAAACTTCAAATTCATATTCACAGTTGCAATCCAGAAAACAAAATAATTGTAATTACATAAATATGTTAGTTTAAAATCGACGTGTTGGAACAGATTGAGAAATGACTTGTGTTACTAATGTATTGTTAACATTATTTCATTAAATGTTACAAACCTAAATCGATAGAATTAAGGTAAAATGCTAGTTGATCCCAAATTGAAGGATATACAATATTCTACCACAGGTTCAAGTTTTAAATACCTAATTTGGAATGTATATACCTCAACATCTTGTGATGTATATGATGGATCGAGATTTTCAAGCAAGATAAGGCAGTTTGTTTCATGAGCTCTCTCAAGTCTTTCCTTCCATGACTGAGGAAAAGAAAAAGTGAAAGGTAAAACATATAAGGTACGAAATATCAAATGGAGAATCTGTGctacaacagagagaagattaATTTGACAAACAAGTTCATGAGACAGAACGGTAAATGTCAAAAAGGTTCTTCTAGAAGATgaaaaataattgatgatgattAGAAATAAAGATATCCAGGATAAAAAATGAGATATCTGAATCATGGACTTCTGCAACATAAGAAATACATGTCTTTGTTTGCAAATTGGACCTAATACATAGCTATAACTTACAAGTTATAGCAGAAAAACACATTTTATATCACAAGTAATCCTCATAATTATTACTCCAAACATGCTGTGCTTTATTTTAGTTGAGATACTCTAATAGTGGCCAACAATTTAACTTTTTGAAAAAGATCAACAGGTGCATCTATCCTAAATTTTATAAGTTCTTCTTAATCCTATTTATTTTTTTGGTGGACAGATTCTATCTTTGATTTTTCTATTTTCATTTAAATGATATTAAATATACATTtcataacaaaaataaaattttatgaaACTAAAACACATTCCATGCTCACCACCATTTCTAATCAATCTCATAATCATTAATAATGTTGATGATGATGTTGATAATAAATAACAATATTAATATTAGAAGACGGATTAGTCATTTTACAAAGCCTGTGGATGAACTTTTAGTGGCAAATTGGTCATTTAACAAACAAACACCAATGAAGCTTACCATTTGCTTGAACCATTTATTGGACTCCTGCAGAAAGACAGAGCACAAAATGAATCAGGTTGGAAAATTTAATGTTGTTCTAGAAAATGGTGGGATGTGTAATGCAAGTATGTTAAAGTACCACAAGAACAAGTCAGATGAAAAATTGTAGAATGATAACTACTCAGTAATTTAAACTAATggtaaaaatatatatttaaagacatgctttttataaaaaaatatgtaCAAGTAGACTTTTTAGTAAAAATATTTATAGCCATAATTTCTGGTGATAATATGTAAACCATACTATATTTTATTTGACAGTAAAGAAAATcaatttcataatttaaaaaaaaaggTTTGTCAAGTACATGAAACTTTGGGTGGCCGATTTCTAAAAACAACGATAGTGAACTTCATTTAACGGTCAATTATTATACTTCTATAGCTAGCAGTTGATCTTATCATTGATCACATTATATATTATACCTTTACCACATCTGGCCTCCTAACAACCTCAGAAGTTAGGCACAGGGTTCGGCGTCCCTTTTGACGCTTAGACTGATCAGTTCTACTATTAAGATTTGCATTTGCTTCCTTGTTATTATGCCCCTCACTGAAGGGTCCTATCTTATCTGTATAACGGTGCCTAGAATTCAGTAGATTTTGTATATGATCAGGGAGATTTGGCAAAAGGTCGGCACAATTTGCAGGATCTTCTGTCCAACCTGATGTCACTTAAATTTTGGCATTAAATTGCATATCAACTATCTAAATAGGAGAATTAATGAAGACAGAGACAACTTCATACCTGGATTTTTAAGAGGCAATCTTTTCTTGAAGGAACTAATATCCGACTCTTTCGCACAGGGTAAATCTTCCAAGTATCTTACTTTACGTTTAGCTGGTGGTAGTTGACACGAAAACATTTTAGCTGAACGATTCTCGACAGTCTTAAGGATTGATTTAGGCCTCAGTGTAGTATTTTTATCAACAAATTGTTCCTTCTTATCAAAACTGGCAGCTGTATTCACTGATCCTGGATAAGAGAAAACACGGTATCTTGTTATTTAAAGCACACTATAGAAGAGAATAAAGTGTACGATTATCACCTTTCTCTAATTGCCCGGCACCGCCAGTCCTGTCAAAATCTTTATCTCCAACTGCCCTTGCTGGAATGCCTACATTCCTGGGTTCCTGATTCAAACGTGCCTTGACATGTAATCTTTTAAGCTTCTGATCAGTATTCTTGTTAAAGAAATTTTCAACTGCATGAAGGGAAAAAAATCTGGAACTTTAGTTTATGCCTTGTGGAGAATGAAGGATAATCATGGTACCCATCTTCCATCATCTCTAGTAAAAAGAGGTAGAATTAAAGTGAGCAAAGGAATCCTGAGGGCAATTCAGATGGTCAAATGAGGTTAAAAGATTTTGTAATAAGGCATACAGGTGTATATATGGACATACAGGATATAAGCTTTATATTTACAAATATGCCACTCATCTTTTGGATTACAGACACTTTTAAACTCAGTAAACCTCCCCCTGGTGGAGGTCACCACTTTTCTCAATAATAGCAGCACCATAAAATTTTACAAAGAATTATTTTCAAACCAAAATTTCTAACTTTCCTATAACAGTCAAAACGAGATTATTATCAAAATTTGATGAACATCCGACCAGGCAGGAAAAGTAATGTCATTAAATTAAGGAAACAGTTGGATTCTTAAAATATGAAAAAAGACAACTGGTGTAGGTCCACTGCCCCTGCACCTTCAAATGCTGGAGGGACATGGTGCAGAAGTGAACACCTAAAACTTTGCATTTCGAAATGGAGCCACAATTGTATTCAACTTGTAAATGTTACCCACCCATAGGCATGAGATTGCGTGTACAATTTTTCTTTCACAGTAAAATGGTCATTTACAGTTGTTCCAATAATTCAGGTAATTCCATCCTGAGTTTCTATTGCTGTTGATATTCTATCATATTTACGTAGATGATAGGTCAGCAAGAAGATAATATGCAGTTTCTTTGAATATGTATTAGAATATATGAATATCATTGCGAC
It contains:
- the LOC141717504 gene encoding protein ANTI-SILENCING 1-like isoform X2, which produces MSTLQEEASEQESPDFEWGCRIGKGSGLNKDVQFYKSFTYDGVKYCLNDCVYLWRDKNCELDIGKLVKVWETASHKRKIKTVWFFRPNDIKHWLGDVKPLKNEIFLASGKGVGVYNINPLESISGKCNVVCTSDDRRNMQVSKEELKIADYTFSRTFDVDNYKLSDKFTDPIAGHQVENFFNKNTDQKLKRLHVKARLNQEPRNVGIPARAVGDKDFDRTGGAGQLEKGSVNTAASFDKKEQFVDKNTTLRPKSILKTVENRSAKMFSCQLPPAKRKVRYLEDLPCAKESDISSFKKRLPLKNPGWTEDPANCADLLPNLPDHIQNLLNSRHRYTDKIGPFSEGHNNKEANANLNSRTDQSKRQKGRRTLCLTSEVVRRPDVVKESNKWFKQMSWKERLERAHETNCLILLENLDPSYTSQDVEDIIWHAFQENVSAKMIQCNKFCSPLNGRALIIFKSKGVADSALSELNNRCLMLDNQRPIVARRRNLKQPDNSTNFFGHLYIDKPRYQKPRDVQNAVSTSHYAQQNTAEYELALHWWTLQRKSTLVWDALHKNQAREMKRIVSQLKTHNTN
- the LOC141717504 gene encoding protein ANTI-SILENCING 1-like isoform X1 — its product is MSTLQEEASEQESPDFEWGCRIGKGSGLNKDVQFYKSFTYDGVKYCLNDCVYLWRDKNCELDIGKLVKVWETASHKRKIKTVWFFRPNDIKHWLGDVKPLKNEIFLASGKGVGVYNINPLESISGKCNVVCTSDDRRNMQVSKEELKIADYTFSRTFDVDNYKLSDKFTDPIAGHQVENFFNKNTDQKLKRLHVKARLNQEPRNVGIPARAVGDKDFDRTGGAGQLEKGSVNTAASFDKKEQFVDKNTTLRPKSILKTVENRSAKMFSCQLPPAKRKVRYLEDLPCAKESDISSFKKRLPLKNPGWTEDPANCADLLPNLPDHIQNLLNSRHRYTDKIGPFSEGHNNKEANANLNSRTDQSKRQKGRRTLCLTSEVVRRPDVVKESNKWFKQMSWKERLERAHETNCLILLENLDPSYTSQDVEDIIWHAFQENVSAKMIQCNKFCSPLNGRALIIFKSKGVADSALSELNNRCLMLDNQRPIVARRRNLKQPDNSTNFFGHLYIDKPRYQKPRDVVICTQNAVSTSHYAQQNTAEYELALHWWTLQRKSTLVWDALHKNQAREMKRIVSQLKTHNTN
- the LOC141717504 gene encoding protein ANTI-SILENCING 1-like isoform X3, whose translation is MSTLQEEASEQESPDFEWGCRIGKGSGLNKDVQFYKSFTYDGVKYCLNDCVYLWRDKNCELDIGKLVKVWETASHKRKIKTVWFFRPNDIKHWLGDVKPLKNEIFLASGKGVGVYNINPLESISGKCNVVCTSDDRRNMQVSKEELKIADYTFSRTFDVDNYKLSDKFTDPIAGHQVENFFNKNTDQKLKRLHVKARLNQEPRNVGIPARAVGDKDFDRTGGAGQLEKGSVNTAASFDKKEQFVDKNTTLRPKSILKTVENRSAKMFSCQLPPAKRKVRYLEDLPCAKESDISSFKKRLPLKNPGWTEDPANCADLLPNLPDHIQNLLNSRHRYTDKIGPFSEGHNNKEANANLNSRTDQSKRQKGRRTLCLTSEVVRRPDVVKESNKWFKQMSWKERLERAHETNCLILLENLDPSYTSQDVEDIIWHAFQENVSAKMIQCNKFCSPLNGRALIIFKSKGVADSALSELNNRCLMLDNQRPIVARRRNLKQPDNSTNFFGHLYIDKPRYQKPRDVNAVSTSHYAQQNTAEYELALHWWTLQRKSTLVWDALHKNQAREMKRIVSQLKTHNTN
- the LOC141717504 gene encoding protein ANTI-SILENCING 1-like isoform X4; the protein is MSTLQEEASEQESPDFEWGCRIGKGSGLNKDVQFYKSFTYDGVKYCLNDCVYLWRDKNCELDIGKLVKVWETASHKRKIKTVWFFRPNDIKHWLGDVKPLKNEIFLASGKGVGVYNINPLESISGKCNVVCTSDDRRNMQVSKEELKIADYTFSRTFDVDNYKLSDKFTDPIAGHQVENFFNKNTDQKLKRLHVKARLNQEPRNVGIPARAVGDKDFDRTGGAGQLEKGSVNTAASFDKKEQFVDKNTTLRPKSILKTVENRSAKMFSCQLPPAKRKVRYLEDLPCAKESDISSFKKRLPLKNPGWTEDPANCADLLPNLPDHIQNLLNSRHRYTDKIGPFSEGHNNKEANANLNSRTDQSKRQKGRRTLCLTSEVVRRPDVVKESNKWFKQMSWKERLERAHETNCLILLENLDPSYTSQDVEDIIWHAFQENVSAKMIQCNKFCSPLNGRALIIFKSKGVADSALSELNNRCLMLDNQRPIVARRRNLKQPDNSTNFFGHLYIDKPRYQKPRDVVI